TCGACCAGATGGTCATGAACCGGATGTCGTCGGGAACATCTTCCGGGCGGACCGCGTTGACATTGGTGGCGCCGACCGCGTCGGCGTTCCGCCGCACCAGGTCGAGCGCACGCTCGTTGACATCCACCGCCCACACGGTGGCGCGAGGTGACAGCAGAGCCAGGGTGAGCGTGATCGGCCCCCAGCCGGCACCGAGATCGAGCAGATTTCCGCCGGGAGGAGGCGCGGGCGTGTTGGCCAGCAGCACTTGGGTTCCGACGTCAATACGATCGGGGCTGAAGATGCCGCTGGCGGTGGTCAGCTCATAGGTTTCCCCGGCGAGGCGGGCGTGGAAATGACGCAGATTGGCCTCGCTCGCGGGCATCTGGGAAAAGTAATGCTCGGTGGCCATGCAGAGAAACTTACCGAATACCAAGGAACTAGGGTTAAGCCAATGACTGATGACTTGTCGCCCGACGACGGCCAGAGCGCCGTTGACCGCGTCCTCGCCGCTGAGGGCAGCCGCGCCGCAGGCTACACGCGGTTCGGATCCGGCCGCGCCACGGCGCTGAACGCCACCGACAACTACGTGGGATCGGCCGACGGCGACCAGTTCGAGCGCGAGGACCGGGCAGCGCTTCGTCGCGTGCAGGGCCTGTCGACGGAACTGGAAGACGTCACAGAGGTTGAGTACCGGCAGCTGCGGCTCGAGAACGTCGTACTCATCGGGATCTACTCGAGCGGGTCGCTCGACGACGCCGAGAACTCGCTGCGCGAACTGTCCGCCCTGGCCGAAACCGCGGGCGCCGTCGTGCTCGACGGGCTACTGCAACGTCGGCCGCATCCCGACCCCAGCACCTACCTCGGTAAGGGCAAGGCGCAGGAATTGGCCGACATTGTGCGCGCCGTCGGCGCCGACACCGTCATCGCAGACACCGAGCTGGCCCCGAGCCAGCGCCGTGCGCTGGAGGATGTCGTGAAGGTGAAGGTGATCGACCGCACCGCCGTCATCCTCGACATCTTCAGCCAGCACGCGAAGAGCCGAGAGGGCAAGGCCCAGGTGGAGCTGGCGCAGCTCGAATACCTGCTTCCCCGACTGCGTGGCTGGGGTGAGTCGATGAGCCGGCAGGCCGGTGGACAGGTCGGTGGCGCCGGCGCCGGAATGGGCAGCCGCGGACCCGGTGAAACCAAGATCGAACTGGACCGCCGCCGCATCCACACCCGGATGGCGCGGCTGCGCAAGCAGATCAAGGGATTCTCGCCCGCCCGAGAGGCCAAGCGGGCCAACCGTGGACGCTTCGAAGTGCCGAGCGTCGCCATCGCCGGCTACACCAACGCCGGCAAATCCAGCCTGCTCAACCGCATCACCCAGGCCGGGGTGCTCGTGGAGAACGCCCTGTTCGCCACCCTCGACGCCACCGTGCGACGCAGCCGCACCCCCGACGGCCGGCTGTACACCCTCGCCGACACTGTCGGATTCGTGCGCAACCTGCCGCACCAGTTGGTGGAGGCGTTCCGCTCCACCCTCGAAGAGGTCAAACAGTCCGACATCATCGTGCACGTCGTCGATGGCTCACACCCGGATCCGGGCAGTCAGATCGCCACGGTGCGCGATGTGATCGGCGAGATCGATGCCCGCGACATCCCGGAGATCCTGGTCTTCAACAAGGCCGACCTGATCGATGACGACCAGCGCCTGCTGCTGCGCGGACTGCAACCCGACGCGATCTTCGTCTCGGCGCGCACGGGCGAGGGCATCGACGAACTGCAGCGGCGGATCGCCGAGGTGCTGCCCGCGCCCGAGGTCGAGGTCACGCTGCTCGTACCGTACGACAGGGGCGACGTCATTTCGCGCCTTCACGTGCAGGGCAGAGTGCTGAAGACGGAGTACCTGGAAAAAGGCACCAGAGTGCGGGCGCTGGTTCACCCATCACGGGTGGACGCGCTCACCGACTTCGTCGAGCACCGCGGCTGAGCGGCCCCGCCGCTCGGTGACCGGGTCGGCGGGATCCGCCGGTCAGACCGACCGGAGCACCGCCACGACCTTGCCCAGCACCTCGGCGAAGTCGCCGAGGATCGGCTCGAAGTTGGAGTTGCGCGGCAATAGCCAGGTGTGACCGTCGCGCTGCCGGAACACCTTGACGGTGGCCTCCGAATCGAGCATCGCTGCCACTATGTCGCCGTTCTCGGCCGTCTTCTGCTGTCGCACCACAACCCAGTCGCCGTCACAGATCGCGGCGTCGATCATCGAGTCGCCCACCACCTTGAGGATGAACAGATCACCCTTGCCGACCAGCTGGCGGGGGAGGGGGAACACCTCTTCGATCTGCTGCTCCGCGGTGATCGGGATGCCGGCCGCGATGCGGCCGACCATCGGAACCATGGCGGCGTCGCCGAATGGGGCAGCGGACTCGGTCGGCTCCTCCGATCCTGGCAGGTCGATCAGCACTTCGAGGGCGCGCGGACGGTTGGCGTCGCGGCGCAAATACCCGCTCAACTCGAGCTGATTCAGCTGATGCGTGACGCTGGACAGTGAGGCGAGGCCTACGGCGTCGCCGATCTCGCGCATGCTCGGCGGATAGCCGTGCTGCGCGACCGAGCGCTGAATGAACTCCAGCACCGCGAGCTGCTTCTCGCTGAGACTCTTCCGGCGGCGCGTGCGGCGCTCCGGCTGCTTGCTGTCGTCCATCCGTGCCCCTTTCGACCGACTCATTCGACTGATCCACATCGAATGTCGGTGGTGCCTGATTGCCTGTGTTCAGACAATCGAAACTGTATCCAGCATTCGGGCCGTAGGCAAACATCTGTTCTAGTGTGTCGGGCCGTCACCAGCCGCATCGGTGACAGATGAATTCTTCACAGAAAACGATTGACACTTCGAACATTCGAAAGTATGTTCGGAACACAGCTTCGCATCCGGCGCTCCCGGCCGAGCGCCGGATGCGAGCTGGCCAGCATCGCCCCAGCACCGGAGCGAACAAGCACCACCGGAGAGAAGGAGTAGTAATGAGCACCGCACTGATCGGCACCACACCCCGCCCCACCACGGTGGTCCGCTCCCGCCTGCGACTGACCCGACGAGGTCGGGTCGTGTTCACTGCTCTGGCCTCGCTTCCCCTCGTGGTCGGCGCGCTCGTCGTCTCGTTGAACGGCGGCGGAGCCGTCGCCACGACGGATGCCTCGATTCCGTCATTCGAGTACGTGACCGTGGGCGCCGGCGAATCGCTGTGGGGCCTGGCCGAGTCACTCGCGCCGAGCGCCGACCCGCGCGACGTGATCACCGACATCCTCTCGCTCAACCAACTGAGCATCGGCGACGTGCATCCCGGCGTGCAGCTCGCCTTGCCCGAGGTGTACTCGAACGCCGCCCAGTTCTCCAACGCTGCGCCTTCTCAGTAAGCCCCGTGGCGACGACGCCCACCGAGCGGGTTCTAAAATAGCTCAGTGACTTCTCTCGCTGACCTCCCCATCCGCGACGACCTGCGCGGTCAGACGCCATACGGCGCCCCGCAGAAGCGAGTGCCCATCGCACTCAACGTCAACGAGAACACGCATCCGATCCCCGAGGATGTGGCGCAGGACATCGTCGAGCGGATCGCGCAGGCGATCCTCACGATCAACCGCTACCCCGACCGCGAGTTCACCGAGCTGCGGGACAGCCTCGCCGGCTACCTCGGCCACGGGCTGACCCGCGACAACGTCTGGGCCGCGAACGGCTCCAACGAGGTGCTGCAGCAGATCCTGCAGGCCTTCGGCGGTCCGGGACGCAGCCTGCTCGCCTTCCCGCCCACCTACTCGATGCACTCCATCCTCGCCACGAGCACCGGAACACGCTGGCTCGAAGGCGAGCGGGATGCGGAGTTCGAGATTTTCCCCGCCACCGCGGTGCGGGCCATCACCGAGCAGCGGCCAGACATCGTCTTCTTCTGCTCGCCGAACAACCCGACTGGCACCCCCGTCTCGCTCGAGACCATCGCGGCCGCCTATGACGCCACCGACGGCATCGTCGTGGTCGATGAGGCCTATGCCGAGTTCGCCCCCACCGGCGAGCCGACGGCGCTCACCCTGCTGCCCGGCCGCCCGCGGCTGATCGTCTCGCGCACCATGAGCAAGGCCTTCGCCTTCGCCGGCGCGCGGCTCGGCTACCTTGCGGCCGACCCGGCGATCGCCGACGCGATGCGACTGGTGCGCCTGCCGTACCACCTGTCCGCCTTGACCCAGGCTGCCGCCAACGCCGCGCTCGCGCACGCCGACGAGATGCTCGCCATGGTCGACGACATCAAGGCGCAACGCGATCGCATCGTGCGCGAGCTGACCGCGCTGGGCTACCACGCGTACACCAGCTGGTCCAACTTCGTACTGTTCGGGGGAGTGGACGACCCGAACGCGGTATTCGAGACGCTGTTGGCCGAGGGCATCCTGATCCGCGATCTCGCCATCGACGGGCACCTGCGGGTCAGCGCCGGCACCGAGGCCGAGACAACGGCGTTCCTCGCCGCGATGGCTAGGATCAAGGCATGAACCAAGAGCCCCGCGTCGCCCGGATCGATCGTGCGACCAGTGAGTCGAACATCGAACTCGAACTGAACCTCGATGGCACCGGCACGTCCGAGATCAACACCTCCGTGCCGTTCTTCGACCACATGCTCACCGCATTCTCGAAGCATTCGCTGATCGACCTGACCGTGCGGGCGCACGGCGACGTCGACATCGACGTGCACCACACCGTCGAGGACACCGGCATCGTGCTCGGACAGGCAATCCGTCAGGCGCTCGGCGACAAGGCCGGGATCGCCCGCTACGGCGACGCTCACGTGCCGCTCGACGAAGCGCTCGCCCGTGCCGTGGTCGACGTGTCTGGACGTCCCTACCTGGTGCACAGCGGCGAGCCTGCCGGTTTCGAACACCACCTGATCGGTGGCCACTTCACCGGATCGATGGTGCGTCACGTGTTCGAGGCGATCACGTTCCACGCCGCGCTCACCGTGCACGTCACACTGCTCGCCGGCCGTGACCCGCACCACATCGCCGAAGCGCAGTTCAAGGCCTTCGCCCGCGCCATGCGGCAAGCCATCCAATTCGACGCCCGCGTGAGCGGCGTCCCCTCAACCAAGGGTGCTCTGTAGATCGTGGCCACACCTACCGTCGTCGTCCTCGACTACGGCTCCGGAAACATTCACTCAGCGGCGAAAGCCGTGGAGCGCGCGGGCGCCCGCGTCGAGCTGACCGCCGACCGGGCGAAGGTCGCCGCAGCCGATGGCCTGCTGGTCCCCGGGGTCGGCGCCTTCGCCGCGGTGATGCAGCAACTGCGCGCCGTGCGCGGTGACGAGATGATCGACCGCCGCCTCGCCGGTGGCCGGCCGGTGCTCGGCATCTGTGTGGGCATGCAGGTGCTGTTCGATCGCGGCATCGAACGGGGCATCGACACCGAGGGAATCGGCGAATGGCCAGGCACCGTCACCGAGCTGGAGGCCGACGTGCTCCCGCACATGGGCTGGAACACGGTCGAGGCGCCGGAAGACTCCGCACTGTTCTCTGGTGTCCGCGACGAACGTTTCTACTTCGTGCACTCCAACGCCGCGCAGCGCTGGTCGCTTGACGTGCAGCCTCCGCTGCCGGCCCCGCGGCTGACCTGGGCGACCCACGGCACCCGCTTCCTCGCCGCCGTCGAGAACGGCCCGCTGTGGGCCACCCAGTTCCATCCCGAGAAGTCGGGCGAGCCCGGCATCCGGTTGCTCCGCAACTGGCTGGACAGCCTGTAGGCCGTGCCCGGTCTGGAGGAGTACGATCTTGTGTTTGTGCTTTCTGGCACCACACCCCAACCAAGGACATCATGAGCGAGTTCAATACCACTCCGGCCCTGACCCTGTTGCCGGCCGTCGACGTGGCAGACGGCAAGGCCGTTCGCCTGACGCAGGGCGCGGCGGGCAGTGAAACCAACTACGGCGACCCAGTGGATGCCGCGGAGGCCTGGGTCAGCCAGGGGGCCGAATGGATCCACCTCGTCGACCTCGACGCCGCCTTCGGGCGTGGCAACAACCGCAGCGTCATCAAGCGGGTGATCAAGAACATTCCGCGTTCGGTCAACATTGAGCTGTCCGGTGGCATCCGTGACGACGCCAGCCTCGAGGCCGCACTCGCGACCGGCGCCAAGCGCATCAACCTCGGCACCGCCGCACTGGAGAACCCGGAGTGGGCTGCCCACGTGATCTCGGAGTATGGCGAGGCGATCGCAGTCGGCCTCGACGTACGAGGCACCACCCTGGCCGCACGCGGCTGGACCGAAGAGGGCGGCGACATCTGGACGGTCATGGAGCGGCTCGAGGCCGCAGGATGCAGCCGTTATGTCGTCACCGACGTGACCAAGGATGGCACTCTCAAGGGACCGAACATCCCGTTGCTGGTCGAGGTGCTCGAGCGCACCGACAAGCCGGTGATCGCCTCAGGCGGGGTCGCCAGCCTCGACGACATCGCGGCACTGCGCGAGCTGGTGCCCCAGGGACTTGAAGGCGCCATCGTCGGCAAGGCGCTGTACGCCCAGGCCTTCACGCTGGCCGAGGCGCTCGACGTCGCCGGCAACTAACACATGGCACTGGCCGACTCGGCTGGCGTCCCCTGGGAGGGGCGCCACTTCGAGTCGAACACGCGCTCGAGCGATGACGGGTCCGCGCCCCAGCCGTTGATCGACGCGCTCGCGAGGTTCCACGCCGGGGAGGCCACCGAGTCCGCCGTCGTTGATGCGCTGCGCGAATCCCGTCTGCTGATCCCGCTGGTCGCCCACCTCGGCGA
This Salinibacterium sp. ZJ450 DNA region includes the following protein-coding sequences:
- a CDS encoding class I SAM-dependent methyltransferase, whose product is MATEHYFSQMPASEANLRHFHARLAGETYELTTASGIFSPDRIDVGTQVLLANTPAPPPGGNLLDLGAGWGPITLTLALLSPRATVWAVDVNERALDLVRRNADAVGATNVNAVRPEDVPDDIRFMTIWSNPPIRVGKDELHNMLQLWLPRLEHDADAWMVVAKNLGSDSLHRWLQTTFPDDYSFTKAATNKGFRVLRARKR
- the hflX gene encoding GTPase HflX, whose amino-acid sequence is MTDDLSPDDGQSAVDRVLAAEGSRAAGYTRFGSGRATALNATDNYVGSADGDQFEREDRAALRRVQGLSTELEDVTEVEYRQLRLENVVLIGIYSSGSLDDAENSLRELSALAETAGAVVLDGLLQRRPHPDPSTYLGKGKAQELADIVRAVGADTVIADTELAPSQRRALEDVVKVKVIDRTAVILDIFSQHAKSREGKAQVELAQLEYLLPRLRGWGESMSRQAGGQVGGAGAGMGSRGPGETKIELDRRRIHTRMARLRKQIKGFSPAREAKRANRGRFEVPSVAIAGYTNAGKSSLLNRITQAGVLVENALFATLDATVRRSRTPDGRLYTLADTVGFVRNLPHQLVEAFRSTLEEVKQSDIIVHVVDGSHPDPGSQIATVRDVIGEIDARDIPEILVFNKADLIDDDQRLLLRGLQPDAIFVSARTGEGIDELQRRIAEVLPAPEVEVTLLVPYDRGDVISRLHVQGRVLKTEYLEKGTRVRALVHPSRVDALTDFVEHRG
- the lexA gene encoding transcriptional repressor LexA — protein: MDDSKQPERRTRRRKSLSEKQLAVLEFIQRSVAQHGYPPSMREIGDAVGLASLSSVTHQLNQLELSGYLRRDANRPRALEVLIDLPGSEEPTESAAPFGDAAMVPMVGRIAAGIPITAEQQIEEVFPLPRQLVGKGDLFILKVVGDSMIDAAICDGDWVVVRQQKTAENGDIVAAMLDSEATVKVFRQRDGHTWLLPRNSNFEPILGDFAEVLGKVVAVLRSV
- a CDS encoding histidinol-phosphate transaminase: MTSLADLPIRDDLRGQTPYGAPQKRVPIALNVNENTHPIPEDVAQDIVERIAQAILTINRYPDREFTELRDSLAGYLGHGLTRDNVWAANGSNEVLQQILQAFGGPGRSLLAFPPTYSMHSILATSTGTRWLEGERDAEFEIFPATAVRAITEQRPDIVFFCSPNNPTGTPVSLETIAAAYDATDGIVVVDEAYAEFAPTGEPTALTLLPGRPRLIVSRTMSKAFAFAGARLGYLAADPAIADAMRLVRLPYHLSALTQAAANAALAHADEMLAMVDDIKAQRDRIVRELTALGYHAYTSWSNFVLFGGVDDPNAVFETLLAEGILIRDLAIDGHLRVSAGTEAETTAFLAAMARIKA
- the hisB gene encoding imidazoleglycerol-phosphate dehydratase HisB, translated to MNQEPRVARIDRATSESNIELELNLDGTGTSEINTSVPFFDHMLTAFSKHSLIDLTVRAHGDVDIDVHHTVEDTGIVLGQAIRQALGDKAGIARYGDAHVPLDEALARAVVDVSGRPYLVHSGEPAGFEHHLIGGHFTGSMVRHVFEAITFHAALTVHVTLLAGRDPHHIAEAQFKAFARAMRQAIQFDARVSGVPSTKGAL
- the hisH gene encoding imidazole glycerol phosphate synthase subunit HisH, which translates into the protein MATPTVVVLDYGSGNIHSAAKAVERAGARVELTADRAKVAAADGLLVPGVGAFAAVMQQLRAVRGDEMIDRRLAGGRPVLGICVGMQVLFDRGIERGIDTEGIGEWPGTVTELEADVLPHMGWNTVEAPEDSALFSGVRDERFYFVHSNAAQRWSLDVQPPLPAPRLTWATHGTRFLAAVENGPLWATQFHPEKSGEPGIRLLRNWLDSL
- the priA gene encoding bifunctional 1-(5-phosphoribosyl)-5-((5-phosphoribosylamino)methylideneamino)imidazole-4-carboxamide isomerase/phosphoribosylanthranilate isomerase PriA; the encoded protein is MSEFNTTPALTLLPAVDVADGKAVRLTQGAAGSETNYGDPVDAAEAWVSQGAEWIHLVDLDAAFGRGNNRSVIKRVIKNIPRSVNIELSGGIRDDASLEAALATGAKRINLGTAALENPEWAAHVISEYGEAIAVGLDVRGTTLAARGWTEEGGDIWTVMERLEAAGCSRYVVTDVTKDGTLKGPNIPLLVEVLERTDKPVIASGGVASLDDIAALRELVPQGLEGAIVGKALYAQAFTLAEALDVAGN